A genomic segment from Agrobacterium vitis encodes:
- the apbC gene encoding iron-sulfur cluster carrier protein ApbC: MTLDKNTVLEALKTVRGPDLEGNIVDLGMVSDVFISDAKVYLSINVPAERARELEPLRQAAERSVKALAGVKGALVSLTAERKAGSPSTPPAPSAPNPSHSHSHSHGHSHAPAPSQPARPAKAGIPGIGAIIAVASGKGGVGKSTTAVNLALALLANGLKVGILDADVYGPSMPRLLGISGRPQQIDGRIIVPMENYGLKAMSIGFLVDEGTAMIWRGPMVQSALMQMLREVAWGELDVLVVDMPPGTGDAQLTMAQQVPLSGAVIVSTPQDLALIDARKGINMFKKVEVPVLGVIENMSYFIAPDTGARYDIFGHGGAKAEAEAIGAPFLGEVPLTISIREHSDAGTPVVVSEPESPQALVYREIATRVWSEVQRHSTRQAPTITFE, from the coding sequence ATGACGCTCGATAAAAACACTGTTCTTGAAGCCTTGAAGACCGTGCGCGGCCCCGATCTCGAGGGCAATATTGTCGATCTGGGCATGGTATCCGACGTGTTCATTTCCGATGCCAAGGTCTATCTCTCCATTAATGTTCCGGCTGAACGCGCCCGGGAGCTGGAGCCTTTGCGCCAGGCCGCGGAGCGTAGTGTCAAGGCGCTTGCCGGCGTCAAGGGAGCGCTTGTCAGCCTGACCGCCGAGCGCAAGGCCGGATCGCCGTCAACGCCGCCTGCACCCTCGGCACCCAATCCTTCCCACTCGCATTCCCATTCACACGGGCATTCTCATGCACCGGCCCCAAGCCAGCCGGCCCGCCCGGCCAAGGCCGGTATTCCCGGCATCGGCGCCATCATCGCGGTGGCGTCGGGAAAGGGTGGCGTCGGCAAGTCCACCACGGCGGTCAATCTGGCGCTGGCCTTGCTGGCCAATGGCCTGAAGGTCGGCATTCTCGATGCCGATGTCTATGGTCCGTCCATGCCGCGCCTGCTTGGCATTTCCGGGCGGCCGCAGCAGATTGACGGGCGCATTATCGTGCCCATGGAAAATTACGGCCTGAAGGCGATGTCTATCGGCTTTCTGGTGGATGAGGGCACTGCGATGATCTGGCGCGGCCCGATGGTGCAATCGGCGCTGATGCAGATGTTGCGCGAAGTGGCCTGGGGCGAGCTTGACGTGCTGGTGGTCGATATGCCGCCGGGCACGGGCGATGCGCAATTGACCATGGCCCAGCAGGTGCCGTTGAGCGGCGCGGTGATCGTCTCGACCCCGCAGGACCTGGCGTTGATCGATGCCCGCAAGGGTATCAACATGTTCAAGAAGGTCGAAGTGCCGGTGCTTGGCGTCATCGAGAACATGAGCTATTTTATCGCTCCCGACACCGGCGCCCGTTACGATATTTTCGGTCATGGCGGCGCCAAAGCCGAAGCCGAAGCCATTGGTGCCCCATTCCTGGGAGAAGTGCCGTTGACCATTTCCATCCGCGAGCATTCCGATGCCGGAACCCCTGTCGTGGTTTCCGAGCCGGAGAGCCCTCAGGCGCTTGTGTACCGCGAGATCGCCACCCGTGTCTGGAGCGAGGTCCAGCGACATTCAACACGACAGGCGCCAACTATTACCTTTGAATGA
- a CDS encoding DHA2 family efflux MFS transporter permease subunit encodes MNRIVPLILAVALFMENMDSTVIATALPAIANDLGVGPITLKLALTSYMVALAIFIPVSGWMADKFGAKQIFRAAMGVFIVGSLCCAMSSSLVEFVAARFLQGMGGAMMTPVGRLVLLRTTKREDLVSAMALLTMPALVGPLAGPPVGGFITTYFTWHWIFLINVPISVLGVVLATIFLPEIERVETAPIDWTGFALTSLSAAGVVFGLSVMSLPALPPIVGIAATGIGLCCGVLYIVHARRHPAPLLDLTLFRKPAFRAAQIGGTLFRISAGAIPFLMPLMLQLGFGMTPFESGLTTFVGAIGAISTKFLARRVFAAAGFRSVLIVAGVCGAATTFLNAFFTPQTPHALLMFFLLLAGFCRSFFFTGTNALGYANIDNTEASQATSIASVLQQVSLALGVACAAFVLEISTMLTGGHLDLADFHLAFAVVAFLSLAAVIPYIFMDKNAGADVSGHRRPLAAGAVEAENVPAK; translated from the coding sequence ATGAATCGCATCGTTCCGCTCATCCTGGCCGTGGCCCTGTTCATGGAAAACATGGACTCCACGGTGATCGCGACGGCATTGCCCGCCATTGCCAACGATCTCGGCGTCGGGCCGATCACGCTGAAACTGGCACTGACATCTTATATGGTGGCGCTCGCCATTTTCATTCCGGTCAGCGGCTGGATGGCGGATAAATTCGGGGCCAAGCAGATCTTCCGGGCGGCGATGGGGGTTTTCATCGTCGGCTCCCTCTGCTGCGCCATGTCCAGTTCGCTGGTGGAATTCGTCGCCGCGCGGTTTTTGCAGGGCATGGGCGGGGCGATGATGACGCCGGTCGGCCGTCTGGTTCTGCTGCGCACCACCAAGCGCGAGGATCTGGTCTCGGCCATGGCGCTGCTGACCATGCCGGCCCTTGTCGGCCCATTGGCCGGTCCGCCGGTTGGCGGCTTCATCACCACCTATTTCACCTGGCACTGGATTTTCCTGATCAACGTGCCAATCAGCGTGCTGGGTGTCGTCTTGGCGACAATTTTCCTGCCGGAAATCGAGCGGGTTGAAACAGCGCCGATCGACTGGACCGGATTTGCCCTGACATCGCTGTCTGCTGCCGGTGTTGTCTTCGGCCTGTCGGTCATGAGCCTGCCGGCCCTGCCGCCGATTGTCGGTATTGCCGCAACTGGTATCGGCCTGTGTTGCGGGGTTCTTTATATCGTGCATGCCAGGCGTCATCCAGCTCCGCTTCTGGATCTCACCCTGTTTCGCAAACCGGCCTTTCGCGCCGCCCAGATCGGTGGGACGCTGTTTCGGATTTCGGCGGGTGCCATTCCCTTCCTGATGCCGCTGATGCTGCAACTCGGCTTTGGCATGACACCGTTCGAATCCGGACTGACGACTTTTGTCGGCGCCATCGGGGCGATCAGCACGAAATTCCTGGCGCGCCGGGTGTTTGCCGCGGCCGGTTTTCGCAGCGTGTTGATCGTGGCGGGCGTCTGCGGCGCCGCCACCACCTTTCTCAACGCATTTTTCACGCCGCAAACCCCGCATGCGCTGCTGATGTTCTTCCTGCTGTTGGCCGGGTTCTGCCGCTCGTTTTTCTTTACCGGAACCAATGCGCTAGGCTATGCCAATATCGACAACACCGAGGCCAGTCAGGCGACCTCAATCGCCTCGGTGTTGCAACAGGTCAGCCTTGCGCTCGGCGTTGCCTGCGCCGCCTTCGTTCTGGAAATCAGCACTATGCTCACCGGCGGTCATCTGGATCTTGCCGATTTTCATCTGGCCTTTGCCGTCGTGGCGTTTTTGTCGCTGGCCGCCGTTATTCCTTATATCTTCATGGACAAGAATGCCGGTGCTGACGTATCCGGCCATCGGCGGCCTTTGGCAGCTGGTGCCGTGGAGGCAGAAAACGTTCCTGCTAAATAA
- a CDS encoding LuxR family transcriptional regulator, whose amino-acid sequence MVAEDAASKFATAERYVRELSGYKTQFDVFRLMKRVTDFFGAKGFMVMNVPSAGAKTLTGSSVITNWPADFLSEYDMASLLTSSPMFNRLRNTSIPVVFDVHVVARERDPKTVELAMDLFLRFGMPRGACFPVHDAHGNRGAVNICGEMPAFSFVDMVLMHYLAGHVFNRLAEIRELDARVTETLTEREIECLTWTAAGKTSVEIAEIMGLSEHTINHYLNRATRKLDTVNRTQAVAKALRLSLIK is encoded by the coding sequence ATGGTTGCCGAAGATGCTGCATCGAAATTTGCGACGGCAGAACGCTATGTGCGCGAGTTAAGCGGTTATAAGACCCAGTTTGACGTTTTCAGGCTGATGAAGCGGGTGACCGACTTTTTCGGCGCCAAGGGCTTCATGGTCATGAATGTGCCTTCGGCCGGCGCAAAAACCTTGACCGGCAGCTCGGTTATCACCAACTGGCCTGCTGATTTTCTCAGCGAATACGACATGGCGTCCCTGCTGACTTCGAGCCCGATGTTTAACCGGTTGCGCAACACCTCTATACCCGTGGTTTTCGATGTGCATGTGGTCGCCCGCGAACGTGATCCCAAGACTGTAGAACTGGCGATGGACCTTTTCTTGCGGTTCGGCATGCCTCGTGGCGCCTGTTTTCCGGTTCATGATGCCCATGGCAACCGGGGCGCTGTCAATATTTGCGGCGAAATGCCAGCCTTTTCCTTCGTCGACATGGTGCTGATGCACTATCTGGCCGGGCATGTGTTCAACCGGCTTGCCGAAATTCGCGAACTGGATGCACGGGTCACCGAAACGCTGACGGAGCGCGAGATCGAATGCCTGACCTGGACGGCGGCGGGCAAGACTTCCGTTGAAATCGCCGAGATCATGGGCCTGTCAGAACACACCATCAATCATTATCTCAACCGCGCCACCCGCAAGCTGGATACCGTGAACCGCACCCAGGCGGTTGCGAAGGCGCTCCGGTTGAGCCTGATCAAATAA
- a CDS encoding PRC-barrel domain-containing protein yields the protein MNKTLNIVAATVLMGSTVVAPMAFAQSATTPATPGTTTTTPSTGTAPAMPGASAAMDTYLTQQGSDQLAASNYIGQNVYAGDKSIGEIKDLIMQQNGGLVAAVIGVGGFVGIGEKYVAVPVSKITVTRDAQNADKLRLTTTETAETLKAAPEFKTLEEQKADSGTTASTPATVTK from the coding sequence ATGAACAAGACCCTCAATATTGTAGCAGCAACCGTACTCATGGGTTCCACTGTTGTCGCGCCAATGGCCTTTGCGCAGAGTGCAACGACACCAGCAACGCCCGGCACCACCACAACCACTCCAAGCACCGGCACCGCCCCTGCCATGCCTGGCGCATCTGCTGCCATGGACACCTATCTGACCCAGCAGGGCAGCGATCAGTTGGCCGCATCCAACTATATCGGCCAGAACGTCTATGCCGGTGACAAGAGCATCGGTGAGATCAAGGATCTGATCATGCAGCAGAATGGCGGCCTTGTCGCAGCTGTGATCGGTGTGGGTGGCTTTGTCGGCATCGGCGAAAAGTATGTCGCCGTTCCCGTTAGCAAGATCACTGTGACCCGTGATGCCCAGAACGCAGACAAGCTGCGTCTGACGACAACGGAGACCGCTGAAACCTTGAAGGCCGCTCCGGAGTTCAAGACGCTGGAAGAGCAGAAGGCTGATTCAGGCACCACTGCTTCGACCCCAGCCACAGTGACCAAGTAA
- a CDS encoding CmpA/NrtA family ABC transporter substrate-binding protein, translated as MHVTLGYMPCLDSAPLVVAVEKGFASDEGLSLRLVRETSWVQIRDRLTVGHFDGAHLPGPFALAANLGFSPLVPALLVPMALNLGGGALTVSNALATAMQQAGWENHLLEPLAAGTALKRVAEERRVKSLPPLRIAIGDAHSSQAYYLRYWLAACNLDHGSEVEIVSLPSPLMVDGLGAGALDGFCAAEPWNSIAVDRQVGRIVAATAAIWRGGPDKVLGIGRQWGENNPAALDALIRALYRAAQWCGNPGNTEELAGIMAAPRYLGVEGRLLLPGLTGDLVTAPGEVQSLADFLVLERKAANFPWASHALWFYSQMVLGGHVVHARERIAMVLETYRPDLYRRALRPVFAAMPGANIKVEGAMAAADYVGASNGRLLLGPDGFFDGRVFDPDRLDDYLATSPAVPRN; from the coding sequence TTGCATGTTACTCTTGGCTACATGCCATGTCTCGATAGCGCCCCGCTGGTTGTGGCGGTGGAAAAAGGCTTTGCCTCCGACGAGGGCCTAAGCCTGCGCCTGGTGCGTGAAACCTCCTGGGTCCAGATCCGCGACCGCCTGACGGTCGGCCATTTCGATGGTGCGCATCTGCCTGGCCCCTTTGCGCTGGCTGCCAATCTCGGTTTTTCGCCGCTTGTCCCTGCTTTGCTGGTTCCCATGGCCCTTAATTTGGGCGGCGGCGCGCTCACCGTGTCGAATGCGCTTGCAACAGCCATGCAACAGGCAGGCTGGGAAAACCACCTTCTGGAGCCGTTGGCTGCCGGAACCGCACTGAAACGGGTGGCAGAGGAACGCCGTGTTAAGTCCCTGCCACCCCTGCGGATTGCCATTGGCGATGCTCATTCCAGCCAGGCCTATTATCTGCGCTACTGGCTTGCTGCCTGCAATCTGGACCATGGCAGCGAGGTCGAAATCGTCTCATTGCCATCGCCGCTGATGGTGGATGGGCTTGGTGCGGGTGCACTCGACGGATTTTGCGCGGCGGAACCCTGGAACAGTATTGCGGTGGACCGGCAGGTCGGACGCATTGTTGCTGCGACCGCTGCTATCTGGCGCGGCGGTCCGGACAAGGTTCTCGGCATTGGCAGGCAATGGGGCGAGAACAATCCTGCCGCGCTCGATGCGCTGATCCGTGCGCTTTACCGCGCCGCGCAATGGTGCGGTAATCCCGGCAATACCGAGGAACTGGCCGGTATCATGGCCGCGCCCCGCTATCTCGGTGTGGAAGGCAGGCTCTTGTTGCCTGGCTTGACCGGCGATCTGGTCACCGCGCCGGGAGAAGTTCAGTCCCTGGCAGATTTTCTGGTGCTGGAGCGTAAGGCCGCGAATTTTCCCTGGGCCAGCCACGCTCTATGGTTCTACAGCCAGATGGTGCTTGGCGGTCACGTTGTCCATGCTCGCGAGCGGATTGCCATGGTGCTCGAAACCTACCGCCCGGATCTTTATCGCCGCGCCCTCAGGCCTGTCTTCGCCGCCATGCCAGGCGCCAATATCAAGGTGGAGGGGGCGATGGCAGCAGCCGATTATGTCGGCGCCAGCAATGGCCGGTTGCTGCTTGGGCCGGACGGATTTTTCGATGGACGGGTCTTCGACCCCGACCGCCTGGACGATTATCTTGCCACTTCGCCAGCGGTTCCGAGAAATTGA
- a CDS encoding SMP-30/gluconolactonase/LRE family protein has protein sequence MKETILQTAYSGTVLVDTRLHLGEGPTYDVARDTAWWFDILGKGLIEHRFATGETIRHDLPMMASALATIDAERQMVATEQGIYIRTIASGELTLLTALEPERPGNRSNDGRVHPCGALWIGTMGKTAADGAGAIYHVAGDKVTRLYDSISIPNAICFSPDGSLGYYVDTRVNTLMKVSLDPATGLPTGAPSVHIDGRGKDGGIDGAVCDAEGGLWNACWGVGAVDHYDRTGQHLARYRLPAAQTTCPAFIGPKADRLLVTSATEGLDADGLAADPHGGKTFVLDITVKGRHEPSFRW, from the coding sequence ATGAAGGAGACCATCTTGCAAACAGCATATTCCGGCACCGTCCTGGTCGATACCCGCCTGCATCTGGGTGAAGGCCCGACCTATGACGTAGCGCGTGACACCGCCTGGTGGTTCGACATTCTCGGCAAGGGGCTGATCGAACATCGGTTTGCAACGGGCGAAACGATCCGCCACGATCTGCCGATGATGGCCAGTGCGTTGGCGACAATTGATGCTGAACGCCAGATGGTGGCGACGGAACAGGGTATTTACATCCGCACCATTGCCAGCGGCGAACTGACCCTACTGACCGCGCTGGAACCGGAACGGCCCGGCAATCGGTCAAATGACGGGCGGGTCCATCCTTGCGGCGCGCTATGGATCGGCACGATGGGCAAGACGGCAGCCGATGGCGCTGGTGCGATCTATCATGTGGCGGGCGACAAGGTGACGCGTCTTTATGATAGCATCAGCATTCCCAACGCCATCTGTTTTTCGCCAGATGGAAGCCTCGGTTATTATGTCGACACGCGGGTCAATACGCTGATGAAGGTCAGTCTCGATCCGGCAACCGGCCTTCCGACCGGAGCGCCATCCGTGCATATTGACGGGCGCGGCAAGGATGGTGGTATCGACGGTGCGGTCTGCGATGCCGAGGGCGGCTTGTGGAATGCCTGTTGGGGCGTTGGCGCCGTCGATCACTACGATAGAACAGGACAACACCTGGCGCGCTACCGGCTTCCCGCTGCCCAAACCACCTGCCCGGCCTTTATCGGCCCCAAGGCAGACCGTCTCCTGGTCACGTCAGCCACCGAAGGGCTCGATGCCGATGGCCTGGCCGCCGATCCGCACGGTGGCAAGACCTTCGTCCTCGATATCACGGTCAAGGGCAGGCACGAGCCAAGCTTCCGCTGGTAA